AACGGATCAAAGCATTTAGGATTCTTTCCAATGACGGACATCAAAGTCAATGACTTTGCGTCATAGCTTTCAGTCAATCTGACAAAAGCGGATCCTTGAATGCCATCGAGATCGACGTGCACGATCACCGTGGTCATCGTCGCTTCAGAACGTCGATCCTGGAGGCCATCGCCTCGTCAACTGCCCAGGCACCCTTTAAGCCGAACCCCTTGGGACAGACGCCCGCTGGCGTCAGCCCGGCCCGATGGCCGCCGCCGGTCGGGCCGGATCGCCGCAGGCGTTGCGCCTCGATCTGGTGCGTCGGGCTTCGGCGGTGTCACCGAGCCGGCTCGGAGTGCGGCGGGTGACAACAGCACGGCGGTGCAGCCCTGGTCGGCCGCGCGGCGGTTGACGTCCTCGGCCGCCTCCGGATGGCGTAGCCCGGTGCGGGAGCAGAACGCGGACGCGTCGCCGCGTTCGACGGCCTCCTGCTGTCGGGCCTCGGTGCCGGCCAGGACACCCGCGAGGTGCAACCCCCGGTCGTCGGCGCGGCGCGCGTCGTCAGGCGGCGCGTGCCGTCGGCCCGGGACCGGGGTCGGAGGCTACTGGCAGACGCGCCACTCACCGTCCTCTTTGACCAGAGGGAACACCTGGATGAGCGTCGCCCCGGAGTCTTGGGTCATCCGGGCGGTCACGGTGGCGGTGGAGCGGCCGTTGAAGTTGGAGACGTTGACGCCGTTGATCTCGTAGCTCTGGATCCGCGGGCCGGCGGACATGGCGCGGGTGAAGTCTTCCAGCGTGGTGGTGTCGCGGACCTCTTGGCACAGGCGGCCGTACGCGCTCGGGTAGTCGCCGGCCCGTACGTCGTCCACATAGGACGTCGCTGCGTCGCGGGCTGGCTCGATCGCGTTGCTGACGGAGCGGAAGAGCGCGAAGCCGCCGACCGCGCCGCCTACGCAGCAGACGGCGAGCACCGCGCCGACGACGATGAGGACGGTGCGGGCCGTTCGCCTCGGTTTGGGGGCGGGGGTGAAGATCGGCTCGTACGTCATGGCAATGATCGTAAGAGTGCCGCACAACGCCGTCGGGGTTCGTAAAATCGCAATGATTTGTATCGACTCCTCCGCCGGCGGGCCCGCCGGCGGAGCTTGTGAAGGAGTGAGCCGCTTGAGCACCAACCCGCTGATCTCGGCCTGGCGGGCCGGCCGCAAGACGTACGGCGTGTGGTGCACCATGCCCGGCTCGGTGCCGGCGGAGCTGATCGCGCGGCAGGGGGCCGACTACGTGTGCGTCGACTACCAGCACGGCCTCGTCGACCACAGCACCGCCATCCCGATGATGCAGGCGATCGACGCGGGCGGCTCGGTGCCGATCGCCCGGGTCAGCTGGAACGAGCCCGACCGCATCATGCGCGTCGCCGACGCCGGCGCGCGCGGCGTGGTCGTGCCGATGGTGAACACGGCGGCGGAGGCGCTGCGGGCCGCCCGCGCGCTGCGCTTTCCGCCGCACGGCGACCGCTCGTACGGGCCGGTCCGCGCCCGCGAGGTGCTCGGCACCGCCGACCTGGACATCCTGGCCGACCAGGCCTGCCTGATCATGATTGAGACCGCCGACGCCATCCGCAACGTCCGCGAGATCGCCGCCACCCCGGCGTGCACGGCCTCTACGTGGGGCCGAGCGACCTCGCGCTGTCGATGGGCCTGCTGCCCGGCCACGCGCCACCGGACCCCGAGTTCGTCCGCGTGATCGACGGCGTCCTGGCCGCCTGCAAGGACAGCGGCATCGCCGCCGGCATCCACTGTGCCAGCGGTGAGATCGCGGCGGTGTACGCGGAGCAGGGCTTCGACATGCTGACGGTCGCCTCGGACGGTTCGCTTCTCACGGCCGGGGTCCGCGCCAACCTGATGGCCGCCAAACACCGCGCCGGCACGTAGCGCCCGGCGACGGGGTCCTCGCCCGCGGACCGCGGGAGCGGCGGTTTGGGGTGAGGCCGGCCAGCCGCGGAGGGCGAGGCCGCGGGAGCGACGGTCCGGACCACGGCGGACGTCGCGGCAGCCCTCATCAGTCTTGGGGTTGATCTGGAGACCGAGATCAATCGACGTACGTATCATCGCGGGATGTCGTACCCGATGCGGGTGAGCCGGCGGGCGGTGCTCCTGGCAGCCGGCGGCCTGGTCGTGGGGTGTTCGAGCGAGCCCGAGGTCGGCGACGTGCGGCTGCGGCTGGCGACCGGGCCGGCGGGTGCGGTGTACCGG
This genomic stretch from Phytohabitans houttuyneae harbors:
- a CDS encoding HpcH/HpaI aldolase family protein; the protein is MSTNPLISAWRAGRKTYGVWCTMPGSVPAELIARQGADYVCVDYQHGLVDHSTAIPMMQAIDAGGSVPIARVSWNEPDRIMRVADAGARGVVVPMVNTAAEALRAARALRFPPHGDRSYGPVRAREVLGTADLDILADQACLIMIETADAIRNVREIAATPACTASTWGRATSRCRWACCPATRHRTPSSSA
- a CDS encoding Rv0361 family membrane protein, which gives rise to MTYEPIFTPAPKPRRTARTVLIVVGAVLAVCCVGGAVGGFALFRSVSNAIEPARDAATSYVDDVRAGDYPSAYGRLCQEVRDTTTLEDFTRAMSAGPRIQSYEINGVNVSNFNGRSTATVTARMTQDSGATLIQVFPLVKEDGEWRVCQ